One Drosophila willistoni isolate 14030-0811.24 chromosome XL unlocalized genomic scaffold, UCI_dwil_1.1 Seg142, whole genome shotgun sequence genomic window, cttttaaataaaaaatagttaaagctgttaaaatttgattttgtggTTAACTGTTGAAGTAAACAAAGACAAGCAGCCAAAACTGATTGAGAATCActacaaaaaatgtttaatttttggcACACCCGAAAGACATATGCAGATTTATTCAGTATTCGTATCGGTAAtctcaaatatatatactgaAAAGGCAAATGCAAATGGTGCGACGGTATAGTTTTTCACCTTTCATCACTTGGCAACagtacacatacacacagatacatataCAGGTAATAGTACCACATTTGGTCGACCCAACACTGGTATCTTCACTTAGTTAGCGTTGTGGAGATTAAACTTAACCGACAATCCAACTCCAACCAGCCGACACCGTTTGCAACACTTGAGTTGTCGTTGCCATTGCTGCAACTTGACAGATTtgttaagtgtgtgtgtgtgtgtgcgtgtgtcatgtatgtacctatgtgTCATGCGTCTGTATTTGTGCATGTTACTCCATCTCTACCATCTCTTTTTGAACCATTCCATTTGAagcatccatccatccatccattcaaCGAACCGTCTATGGCAGCCCAAAAAGACTGAAGGATGGCGCTGCTGGTTCTCTTAGTACTTCAATTTACTCCCAAAAGCTCTCAAAAACTACAGTAAAGACTCTGTAATAACTAACAAATGAGAGCTatatacaaaaaccaaactgAATCATGACATGACAAATGCctccaaaagtatgctaacGTTTTGAAAGTTAAAGTTAATGTTCAGTCTAGGCTTAAAGTTGGAATTGGCCTTCATGATTTGTAATCTAAAGTGTTTATTTGTTAAGCCTACAACTCAAATTAGTTAGTTAGTGAAGAGTTGTAAAGTTTCTCTGATGAATTTACATTATTTACTGTACTTGCAATGAAGAAGTTTACGTCTAGGGACATAAGAGTGAGACTAGGACTAGAACTTctccatacacacacacatgggggtgtgtgtgtgtgtatgaataTGAGTGCCGAGGCACTTAAACTAGAGAACATCAAATGTGGAAGGCAACTAAGAGGCTTATGCcctgtgtttatttttattttcgggtCTGTAGTCCGATTTTTCactttgtttctttcttatcaaaaaatgtttcttGGTCACGTCATAGATcgattatttttttgttgtttgtcaattctagtttgtttgttgtgtttcTAATTAATCATTGTCTATAAGGAAACAGgtgttttgttgtcttttattataaattttgtttctttttgacTTTCCCATTGTTACTCTTCTATaatgtgtgtttgtttttgttttcttctttacaTTTCACAGCTATGACGGAGGAAATAACTGGAAATTGGAGTTATTATGTGTATATATCACTAACATTGGTTCCAGTCTATTTGGCATTTCAACTCGTCAAGTCCCTGGGCTGGAAGCTATTTGTGAACAACtgagcaaacacacacagtgagcgtatgtgtgtgtgtgtgtgagagagagagagagaaaaggaaATTGAATTCAGTTGAAAAATCTACAACaagagagaaaagaaacatttttgaataataATTTCACTTTGATAGTTGTCAGTTCAAAGTGGCAAGTGGACAGTGGAGGATCGTAACTTTAAGAATTTAATTTCACACCACCTGGCTtaaaacaagaagaagaagatccTGTGCGgacaaagagacagagagagagagagagagagaggaataAAGGCGAGGAAATGCAAAGCAATCAACGTCATCACCATAAGCATCATCAACACGAACAAGAGAAGCATAACGGTCGTAGTCGACGTAGTAGACGAGGTCCAACTCCAAGTACAACTTGGCCAAGTCCTTCTTGCCtaggcaaaaataaataaacggAAAGCAAAAACCAGCAACGGAAACGGAAACAGCAAAAAGAcaccattaaaaaaaaaggcagcAAGACAGCAActcataattataatttatatttaatttttgctttgtgcgaaacaaaacaaaacaagaaaaagaagttgtaagaagaaaacatttgcTCAAAAGTTAATTAAGATGCGTCTGCCATATCGCAACAAGAAGGTGACACTATGGGTCCTCATCGGCATCATTGTCATCACCATGTTCCTATTTAAATTCACCGAGTTGCGTCCAACATGTCTATTCAAGCTGGATGCCTCGAATGAATTGGTTGCCTCGCAAATGGTACGCGTTGAGGTATGTAACAACCGACcacccatccatccatccattcatCCAACCGACCATCCgaccaaacaaataaacaagcaaacaaacgAAAAGCACCAAAACCTGACCAAAAAGGACCCCCACCCCGTGTCCCTACGCCCGCCCACTCTACAAACAACCAAGCAAAACGTTACGCCCACACAACGTTTTCAAGTCAGCTCGGTTAGCTCTGCTTGCAATgtgaattttttctttttttgtagaATAGAATTCGAAAGTATGAGGATTAGGTTTGGGGTTGAGGAGAACTGATTTTCCATACCCCTCCCCCTCCATCCCAGCGCCAGGAATTACCAAGCAGCTACATACTCTTCATACATGACGCAATCGTCCTACCTCCATTTCGATTCTACATATATGCGAGGTGTGATCGAAACATTTGCATAACAAAGAATATAACTGCCTCGGTTATTAAGCTATACGTAACATATATCTTATCATTATAAATCGGAAACCACTCATAAACTATTAGCTCTTTATCCTTTTGGATTCTGTATTTGCCTTTAGAAGTCTTTGAAAATAGTAAAATGTTAAtgcaaaacaagaaaagacGCTGCCAGGGTAATCAAAATATCTTAAAGTAgatcatttatttaattataaacaaaatgaattaaaaaattttcataaatatttacttaaacCTTTTTGTTCGAGTTCgaattataaaagaaatgacaaaaAGTCAAAATTTGTGACTATAAAAAAgtcaatatacatacattggCGTAGttctaaaaatgtttaattaacaaatgtatttgtatgtattttcccagttggcaaacaaattgtaaattttaaagCCAAGTTGAAACTATTTTccaattaatttataatttgatAGCTTTATGAACAGTTTTGACATATGCATCTAAGTTTGAAAAGAGAATTGAAACCgattttttaacattaacTTGCATTGGAGTTCAATTTGAATagaattcaatttgaaattacaaaataattgaGCGAAACTACAAATTTCGTAAGCAGTACATATTCAATTCTACTTCaatgtattttatttagtttgcTTATGTCATATTTTTCAATCACTTTTTCTTAAATGCATCTCGTAGTTTTGTTGGTATATAGACATTTCGAGTTTCCAGCTTGTTAGTAGCAAGGTTAGAGCAGTGGTCAACTATTATATGCAGTAAATATGAGTTCCGACCAAAAGATTTGTTGGTCTTAGTTTGtgtgaaattttgtttttccctttctgtgtctctctctttcacttccGAATGAATGCACTATTGAGAtgtgcaaatattttcaaGAAATTTTAGTTGAGAAattgagaaagagagagagagagaaacagatTGTATAGACAAGACTTTATACTTGTACTTATCCATTTCAATATAAGAGAAGTTTTCGATTCAAGTTAAAGCTCTTTTGACATAGTGTGAAATCATTAATCACATttagttatatttcaattaagaaaaccccaaaaaacaaatgttatTTTTGGCTGATAAATTTACTTTCCCCTCTTGCTGTCCCCCCCTCCACCAGTATTTATTGTGCTACGCGCTTTATCCTTATCAATTTTATTGAAAGAAAGGGGAAAGAGGTTTGTTTACCCCAACATATCTTATCTAGTATAGACCATAATAAAGAGTAGAGAGTAGGAAAAAAGGTATGGGGAGAGATACAAGTGTATATGAGGGGGAAAATCAATAGGTCATTAGATCGATCAAATACCAATGACAAGCCCCAAAGAgcatttttacttgatagaATGATAACAAGCTTTATCGATGTGTCtgttgaatttgataaagttATTACGTTTAAAGAGTGCAACAGGAAGAGCTTAAGTAACAGCtgttattatcattattattttggccTGTAAAATTTTGTTCcctaattcaatttttgttgttcttctcttacacacacccacacacacacacacacattctgTAGAAATACGTCACAGATGACAATCAACGGCAGTATTCATACAACCGTGAGATGCCATTAATATTCATAGGCGGTGTACCCAGATCTGGGACGACATTGATGCGCGCCATGTTGGATGCTCATCCTGATGTGCGgtaagtttttcattttctcttTTCCTTCCTATAGAAATGTAGAAATGATTATACTCTAACCCCAGATTCAACTTGATATTTGAGTTTTCAGTCAAGGAATGAACACATAGTAAAAAAAGTGCAATGCAAATTCAATGACAAACTCAATTAAAGGGGGCGTAACGTGCAATGAACTTAtctaagaatttttttttttttagtataaAGTTTCTGTTTCCATTTTACACTCATGGCTTCTGATGGTCTATGGACTTTTTACATCTTTTGCCCATAGtctaaattattaaattttttattacgCTTGAATAATTAACCGTTACCACCACCATCACGATGATATGGTGGCTAAACGGTgagcaggaggaggagcagaAGCCCAAGGCGGGGGCGGTGGCGGAGACGGAGACGCAGGAGGAGATGTATGAGAGGAAAAGCTCTGTAGCAACGTTGCTATGATTGTGttaacaatttgttgttttttctttttttttttttttttttttacttctgatGGCAGCAGCAGTCACGCTCGCTCTTTTTCTGATGACTGCACAGCGTAATTTCcgctatttaaaaaaaaagaagagtagaaagagagagagagagagcgagagagagagagagagagaaaaaacttACTTCCGTTGCGGCGCCAAAAGACAAAACTCGCAAAAGCCAACTCTAGATGCCACGCCCTTTAAATACCCTTTAGTTAGTTTCATAGATTTTTATTAAGAGAAAACTATCTCAAgatttaagtaaatatttgcaGATCTCGTTTAAATAATTCTAAATTATTTCGCAGCGAAGtgaagcaatttttttttgttatttacgGGATATTTGTATAGTGTGTAGGGAgtataaaaattcaaagcGAAATCAAGCAAAGATAAGGAGAATAAGGTGGGTGGTTGGTTGGGTAGGTGGTTTGGTTGAAAGGCTGGTCCGGCTTTATGTAACTTTGCTTCTGGCCCCAAGACAAGGAATTAGCATGACAAGGTAGAAAAGGTTCCTCCTCGTTGGTTAGTTTTTTGCTGTGTGTGGTTCTTCTTTTTCGTCCTCACCATCTCATAGAAATGCCAGAAGTTTTGTCAGCTGAGGTGTGAATAATAAATGGAATTATTTAAGCCAATTccatttaaaatgaaaaagctttagtcaaaataaataaatgcaaacTATAAAACTATGTACTAATGGCAAAAATATACATTTCAATAGGGCAAACCAAGCGAATTATCTGCAAGAAAACTAATTAGTTTTTgccaaaacaaacacaaatcaTTTGAGTTTTTCGCTGCTGCTTTTAATCCTAAATATTTTTAGGTGAAATGAAAACAGTATTTTGTTGTGCTCtaagaaaataaattgatGAATTAAATGTTGAGACTAAATAGTAAAACCACAAAGAAATTTAAACATGTTGCATCTAAAGTAATTgctttttttgtgtaaaattttattaaaaacaaagcCGAAACTAAgttttgaaaaatgaaaatacctTAATCTTTAGCCTTTCTCTGGTTATTTAAAGATTTGTTTAgcttgattaaatttggttacgattcaaataaaactttttgttgcctacttttaggaaaaaccaaaaaatgtttACTAATTGACTGTTTAATAGATATTCAAGTTTCTGTAGTGAAAAttataattgtttaattttttttctgagGTCAACAACTGTGcaaattttcgaaaaaaaacacagaaattCTAGTTGATATTTGGTATGAATTCACCAATTACATTTGGTTAAACTGAATGAGAAATATTATGTTTCTATTTCTGCCACAGACGTGAATGACTCGCATCGAAATTTTCATAATTGATTagatacgcacacacacacacgcacagaaagagagagaagacATACAAACACAAGAGAAACGCTATGGGCGGGGGGAGAAAAGTGCGAGATTTTATTTATGGTAATTGTACAATCAGTAATCAATTTTGGCAAACCGAGTTTGATTACAGGCATTCTAACCATTGAGTTGAGTGAGTTTTCCGCCAAGGGCTAGTGGGAGGGGGTTGGTTTGCTTACTCCTCGCATCCATTTTGTCGATTGCATTAGAAAATCAGAAAAGAGAACAAAGTGCTGCAACAGGCATCATCAGGGCAACTGAatttggatatatgtatgtacatagatttTCCCGTTAGCtactgctcctgctcctgctcctgctttTGCTTTGGCTGCTGCTGTGAATGTCGGTATCATAAACCGAAAGTTCGTTCACTGTTGATACATAAAAAGCCAGTATAGAAATGCGAAATACCCATATATAAACACAGACTCTAGTTGGAAGCGCCCGACACTTGTGtgtttcatcatcatcatcatcgtgtTCTCCTCTCTTTGGTTTCTTTTGCACAGCTGCGGGCAGGAGACTCGCGTCATTCCGCGCATTCTACAACTCCGTTCACATTGGCTAAAGTCCGAAAAGGAGTCACTCCGCCTGCAGGAGGCCGGCATTACCAAAGAGGTCATGAACAGTGCCATTGCACAATTTTGCTTGGAAATCATTGCGAAACATGGTGAGCCGGCGCCGCGCTTGTGTAACAAGGATCCGTTGACGCTGAAAATGGGTTCCTATGTAATCGAGCTATTTCCCAATGTAAGTATACACAAACTACATATATACTCTTTGCCATATTCTTtgttacacatacatatatatgtatatatacgaCCGGGTTGGTCTCTCTATGTTACAGGCAAAATTTCTATTCATGGTGCGCGATGGGAGGGCGACAGTTCATTCGATTATATCTCGCAAGGTGACAATCACCGGCTTCGATTTAACCAGCTACCGCCAGTGTATGCAGAAGTGGAACCATGCCATTGAGGTGATGCACGAACAGTGCCGTGATATTGGCAAGGACCGTTGTATGATGGTAAGTCCCTTGCCTCGCCCCTCCCCTCAGAATCATTGAAAGGCCACCAAAAAGGCCGAATGATAAAGTAATACATCATATTCAATatacagaaaatattttaaaataatattgaCTAAGCTGGGAATGTAATTGGTGGAAGTTTACcgctaaagtatgcaataaacaGTTGGAAAAACGAACTTTTTGAAGAGATAGCTTGAACAACTGTATTAAGCTTCTTCTGATGgccatagcatacttttgggggcAAATATTACCCATTTCTTATCCCTAAATGTAGATGATCTTAAAAAGCATAGAATTTACTCCTTAAATGGTGTTATCAGTTTGAACTACTTCTAGTGGACATCGAGATAGGgtatattgtatgtgtgtgtgtgtgtgtgtgtgtgtgtggttgtggGTGCCTCACCGTGTGTTCTATTACAATAGAACGAACGAACATTGTGGAATTGCGGCTTTTGTACCATTTGCTTTGAAAGTGTGTATGGCATTCAAGTATCTTCCATTTGCTTTGCTTATTTCATTGTTATGCAGGTTTACTATGAGCAGCTCGTTTTGCATCCGGAGGAATGGATGcgtaaaatattgaaatttctgGACGTGCCATGGAATGATGCGGTATTACATCATGAAGAGTTTATCAACAAACCGAACGGTGTGCCATTATCAAAGTAAGTTTTAACAACTAAGTATATAAATAGAATTAGTTGAATTGTAAAATTATGTAACACTTTTAGAGTGGAACGTTCGTCGGATCAGGTGATTAAGCCAGTTAATCTGGAAGCTTTGTCCAAATGGGTCGGCCAGATACCCGGAGACGTTGTACGAGATATGGCCGATATAGCGCCCATGTTGTCTGTATTGGGCTACGATCCGTATGCGAATCCGCCGGACTACGGTAAGCCAGATGCTTGGGTGGAGGATAATACGTCAAAGGTAAGGTGCAGCAAACACATTCCGTAAATGGTTTAGATAGTCCAGGATATATACATGCCGACTCGCACGAAACATTGGGATTTCG contains:
- the LOC111518876 gene encoding uncharacterized protein LOC111518876, which produces MTEEITGNWSYYVYISLTLVPVYLAFQLVKSLGWKLFVNN
- the LOC6644536 gene encoding protein-tyrosine sulfotransferase — translated: MRLPYRNKKVTLWVLIGIIVITMFLFKFTELRPTCLFKLDASNELVASQMVRVEKYVTDDNQRQYSYNREMPLIFIGGVPRSGTTLMRAMLDAHPDVRCGQETRVIPRILQLRSHWLKSEKESLRLQEAGITKEVMNSAIAQFCLEIIAKHGEPAPRLCNKDPLTLKMGSYVIELFPNAKFLFMVRDGRATVHSIISRKVTITGFDLTSYRQCMQKWNHAIEVMHEQCRDIGKDRCMMVYYEQLVLHPEEWMRKILKFLDVPWNDAVLHHEEFINKPNGVPLSKVERSSDQVIKPVNLEALSKWVGQIPGDVVRDMADIAPMLSVLGYDPYANPPDYAKSQSNIVGK